One genomic segment of Ancylobacter sp. IITR112 includes these proteins:
- a CDS encoding Do family serine endopeptidase encodes MSRTAPNTTRTPSSTLRKSRSRLLAGVFTLALAGGTVGAFVLPEIITPAQAQLTTNQPAGTFSFADIVEKVSPAVVSVKVKKDEDKLAANDEEGLGGQNIPPQIERFMRRFGFGPGGPGGPDMGPRRGPGHRGVVGQGSGFFISNDGYVVTNNHVVDGASEVDVTTTDGKSYTAKVIGTDPRTDVALLKVDGKSDFPWVKLASKAPRVGDWVVAVGNPFGLGGTVTAGIVSARGRDIGSGPYDDFIQIDAPINRGNSGGPTFSLDGDVIGMNTAIVSPSGGNVGIAFAIPSETVSEVVEALKDGGQVARGYVGVQIQPVSDDVAEALNLKEAEGALIAQVQPGTPGEKAGLKPGDVVTAIDGENVKDSREMSREIARKKPGTTVKLSVLRDGKSMTIPVTLEQLPTDVASADKGQAGQGEEDGKGIPRLGLSLAPAKGVAGAGDIGVVVTDVDPNGPAAERGIKAGDVILDVGGKPVMTPAEVRDGLATAKKDNRKAVLMRVKSEQGTRFVAISLGDQKG; translated from the coding sequence ATGTCGCGCACCGCGCCCAACACGACCCGCACCCCTTCGTCCACGCTGCGCAAGAGCCGTTCCCGGCTGCTCGCCGGCGTGTTCACCCTGGCCCTCGCCGGTGGCACTGTCGGCGCCTTCGTGCTGCCCGAGATCATCACTCCCGCCCAGGCCCAGCTGACCACCAACCAGCCCGCCGGCACCTTCTCCTTCGCCGACATCGTCGAGAAGGTCTCCCCCGCCGTCGTCAGCGTGAAGGTGAAGAAGGACGAGGACAAGCTCGCCGCCAATGACGAAGAGGGCCTCGGCGGCCAGAACATCCCCCCGCAGATCGAGCGCTTCATGCGCCGCTTCGGCTTCGGCCCCGGCGGCCCCGGCGGCCCGGATATGGGCCCGCGTCGCGGCCCCGGTCACCGTGGCGTCGTCGGCCAGGGTTCCGGTTTCTTCATCTCCAATGATGGCTATGTCGTCACCAACAACCATGTCGTCGACGGCGCGTCCGAGGTCGATGTCACCACCACCGACGGCAAGAGCTACACCGCCAAGGTGATCGGCACCGATCCGCGCACCGATGTGGCGCTGCTCAAGGTCGACGGCAAGTCGGACTTCCCCTGGGTGAAGCTCGCCTCCAAGGCGCCGCGCGTCGGCGACTGGGTGGTCGCGGTCGGCAATCCGTTCGGTCTCGGCGGCACCGTGACGGCCGGCATCGTCTCGGCGCGTGGCCGCGACATCGGCTCCGGCCCCTATGACGACTTCATCCAGATCGACGCCCCGATCAACCGCGGCAATTCCGGCGGCCCGACCTTCAGCCTCGACGGCGACGTGATCGGCATGAACACCGCCATCGTCTCGCCCTCGGGCGGCAATGTCGGCATCGCCTTCGCCATTCCCTCCGAAACCGTCTCCGAAGTGGTCGAGGCGCTGAAGGATGGCGGGCAGGTGGCGCGCGGCTATGTCGGCGTGCAGATCCAGCCGGTCAGCGACGATGTCGCCGAGGCGCTGAACCTGAAGGAAGCCGAAGGCGCGCTGATCGCCCAGGTGCAGCCCGGCACGCCCGGCGAGAAGGCCGGCCTCAAGCCCGGCGACGTGGTGACGGCGATCGACGGCGAGAACGTCAAGGACTCCCGCGAAATGTCGCGCGAGATCGCCCGCAAGAAGCCCGGTACCACGGTCAAGCTGAGCGTGCTGCGCGACGGCAAGTCGATGACCATTCCGGTTACGCTGGAACAGTTGCCGACCGATGTCGCCTCCGCCGACAAGGGCCAGGCCGGGCAGGGCGAGGAAGACGGCAAGGGCATTCCGCGCCTTGGCCTGTCGCTGGCGCCCGCCAAGGGTGTCGCCGGCGCCGGTGATATCGGCGTGGTCGTTACCGATGTCGACCCGAACGGCCCGGCGGCCGAGCGCGGCATCAAGGCGGGCGATGTCATTCTCGATGTCGGCGGCAAGCCGGTCATGACCCCGGCGGAAGTCCGCGACGGCCTCGCCACCGCCAAGAAGGACAACCGCAAGGCTGTGCTGATGCGCGTCAAGTCCGAGCAGGGCACCCGTTTCGTGGCCATCTCGCTGGGTGACCAGAAGGGCTGA